A genomic region of Elephas maximus indicus isolate mEleMax1 chromosome 10, mEleMax1 primary haplotype, whole genome shotgun sequence contains the following coding sequences:
- the RNASE10 gene encoding inactive ribonuclease-like protein 10, whose translation MKLTLVPIFFMLLLLLLGLGMGLGLGLHMAAAVLEDSDQPLNEFWASDSQDKAEAVEEGEGTRTTETLVLSDQGLVQPGWQPEGTIFNEDEVGDKMLRADVLSQSSKDYLRYDLLSRECNAMMAHKMKKHNQTCITQYTFLHEDEDTVKAVCNSPVIACELKGGKCHKSTRPFNLTHCKLSKPGQVTPHCNYLTFIFEKYIVITCNDTKPQLSPGQ comes from the coding sequence ATGAAGCTGACTCTGGTGCCGATCTTTttcatgctgctgctgctgctgctgggcctAGGGATGGGCCTGGGCCTGGGACTTCACATGGCCGCAGCAGTCCTGGAGGATAGTGATCAGCCACTGAATGAGTTTTGGGCCAGTGACTCCCAGGACAAGGCTGAGGCTGTTGAGGAGGGAGAGGGCACCCGAACCACAGAAACTCTGGTGCTTAGCGACCAAGGACTAGTACAACCTGGTTGGCAACCAGAAGGCACCATCTTCAATGAAGATGAGGTTGGGGACAAGATGCTCAGGGCTGATGTTCTCTCTCAGAGCAGCAAAGACTACCTTAGGTATGACCTGCTCTCCAGGGAATGCAATGCCATGATGGCCCACAAGATGAAGAAGCACAACCAAACCTGCATAACCCAGTACACGTTTCTCCATGAGGATGAAGACACAGTCAAGGCTGTCTGTAACAGTCCAGTCATTGCCTGTGAGCTCAAAGGGGGCAAGTGTCACAAAAGCACCCGCCCCTTCAATTTGACACACTGCAAGTTATCCAAACCAGGGCAGGTCACTCCTCACTGCAATTACCtaactttcatttttgaaaagtaTATCGTTATAACCTGCAATGACACGAAGCCCCAGTTATCCCCTGGACAGTGA